In Paraglaciecola sp. T6c, the sequence CACCCATGCCGTGCAGACGCTGGAACTCAAAACTATTGGTGTCGTCTCCCGCCATTTCCATTATGAGCGCAACAGTATAAGCATTGTGTGTTGCAAATTGAGGGTAGATACAATCTCGGTTATCGAGCAATTTGCCAGCACAAACTTGATAACTCAAATCTGTGTGTACTTTTCGAGTAAAGACCGGAAATTCACTCAACCCCATTTCTTGTGCATGTTTAATTTCTGCATCCCAATATGCGCCTTTAACTAAGCGCACCATTAATGTACGTTCACTTGCTTTCGCTAACTCGACCAGCCAGTCCACTACAAAAAGTGCACGTTTCTGATAGGCTTGCAGCACAAAACCCAATCCGTTCCAATTGGCTAATTCCGGCGCAAACGCCAGTGCTTGAAATACATCGAGTTCAATGTCCAAGCGAGCTGCTTCTTCTGCATCAATGGTAAAACCAATATTGAATTTTTTGGCTTCAAGCGCCAAAGACAAAACGCTTGGCAGTAATTCATCGATCACTAAATGATGATGACTGAATTCATAACGTGGGTGCAACGCACTGAGTTTTACCGATATCCCGTCCGCTAAATTAACATCGCTCTCATCGTTACTTTGCCCAATGGAGCGGATAGCTGATAAATAAGCATCATAATATTTATTGGCATCTTTGTAGGTTCTGGCCCCTTCCCCTAACATATCAAATGAGAAGCGAGTGCCTTCAACATTGCCTTTTCTACCACGCTTTGCCGCTTCTTTAATATCTCGGCCCAATACGTATTGCTGCCCCATAAATTTCATGGCCTGCAACGTCGCACCGCGCACAACAGGCTCACCTACTCGTTGAATAAGCTTACGGAACCAGTTGCTTGGCTCATCATTGCTGCCCTGCTCATTACTCTGGCCTTTACTCTGTTCTTTACCTAGTATTTTACTGGTAAGCGATAAGCCTACGCTTGCAGCATTCACTAGTAACTCTTCAGAGTTACCTATGTGCTCACCCCACTGGCCAAGATGAATTTTTTCAGCGATAAGACGGTCAACAGTATAGCTATCAGGTACCCGCAATAGTGCTTCAGCTAAACACATCAACACGACACCTTCATGGCTAGATAAACTGTATTCTTGTAGGAAGGCGTCAAATAACCCCTGCTTGTCGGGATTCGCTCTACAATGCTCTACAAATGATAACGCCGTTGCATGTACGTTATTGCGCGCCTCTTGACTCAATGGATTAGTCTTGAGCATATATTCAACACTATCCCCCTCATTGAGGTAGGTATTAGTGCGAATAGTCTGGCGTATTGATGGTAAATTTGCCTGCAACATAGGAAATCTCAGTCGTGTTAATAAGGTGATAAATTGGCTGCAGCAGTCACTCTTTGGTTTATGTGCTGAACCTTGTTGTTTAAACCCAGTTAATGTAATAAAAAGGTCATAGTAGTTTTGCGCGCATTTTATGCTTGAAAATAGAGAATATGCTACTTTATTTTCCTTAAAATCAGCCAAATAACAGCGTAAAAAGGGAATTTGACGGATTAATAAACTGGTAAGAGGTGTTTACCATGGTGAAACTGACTAATTGCCGCTCAACTGTGAGGTCATTTACTCCTCGCGACACAGGCAATAAGGACAAAAACTAGACCACCACCAAGACAAATACATAATTCCTCTTGAGTTGTGCTTTATCGTTAGTAACAATATTCTGTATATTCCTTTTTTTAGTATTCATTATTCGAGCCAAAATATGACACATCACAAAACATTGGTCTGGGATCTCCCCTTACGCATTTTTCATTGGGCCCTCGTACTGCTGATTTTTGCGCAGTGGCTAACGGCTGAAGTATTAGATGGCTACATGGATCTGCATGCTAAATTTGGTTACGGTTTATTAGGCTTGGTAATATTTCGAATAATTTGGGGATTTGCTGGGCCAAAACATGCCCGGTTTAGTTCTTTTTTACGTGGCCCTAGCGCCATTTTACACTACACAAGTACACTTTTTAGCCGCCATCCATCAACGTACACGGGGCATAATCCACTCGGCGCCCTAATGGTGCCCGCTATTTTGATTGTGGTCGGCGCTCAGGCATTAAGCGGTCTGTTCGTTACCGATGATGTGTTATTTACAGGGCCTTATTACTCAAGCGTATCTGATGAGACGCAGGGTATCATGCAGTGGCTGCATCACACCCTGTTCGATGTATTATTGGTGATTATTGGTTTACACATTAGTGCTATTTTAAGTTACGAGTTATTGCTTAAGAAGCCCTTGATCGGTGCGATGCTTCATGGGCATAAAAATGTGCAATCGAAAAGCGGGATTAATCATTCAAGACTGATATTAGCTTTAGTACTGGCGATGGTTATTTGTGCCTTCATATATTGGTTGGTCGTTATTGCTCCGCCCGAAGTAGAACTTGATTATTACTATTGAAAATTGACTTTTCACGAAATCAATTAAGTAGATAAACGAATACAGCATCCATGGGTATGCTGTATTCGCTAACCTCTTTTTCCTAAACCTTTAAAATTAATCCTGCACGGTATAGCTAATCAAGCACGTTTTTGATAACAATATTAAGCTCGCATTTCACTATTAGGCATTTAACCGCCTCACTTTACTCAACCAATTCGAATGTCACGTTTACCTGCGCAGCGGTGTTAATTTGGCCTGGTAGTGAATCACTTGATTTGCTCATCATCATCACTTCACGACCTCTAGGCATGGGTGAATAGCCGCTATTTTCGCTGATTGATATAACCTTACCTAGTTTGGCGCCCAAGGTTTTTGCCATACGAGAGGCCCGTAATTTTGCGTCCTTCAGTGCCAATTCTAACGCCGCTAAATACTGCGGCTGTGGATCTTCGACAACATAATTGAAGCCATCAATACGGCTCGCTCCCGTCGCTAATACCGCATCAATCACTTGGTCATACAGGGCAATATCGCGCAAGGTGAAGTTAATTTCTCTTGAAAGCTTGAAGCCTTTTTGAATGCGTTGGTTATTACTGTGTTCGTACCAAGGATTAAGCTGAACACGCATTGATTGCACGTCTTTTTTGTCAACACCAAAAGCCAACACACTGCTGATAATGGTTTGGGTTTTGTCTGCGACTACACTGTTTAGATTTTGAACCCGCTCTCCTTGCTCCTCTACATAAACACTGAACTGGAACAGGTCTGGCACACTTGCCACATTCGCTTGGCCACTAACGCTGATTTGATGCACCTTGTCCTCAGCACTGGCGGCGCTGAGTGGACTAAAACTTAATGCGGCGCTTGACGCCAACAGAGTAACAATAGCAAACACGTTTTTCATATTATTTCCTTTACATGGCGATGGTCACAATCGCTAAATTTGAATGATAGAATTATCTACTTGGGTGAATGAATACTCACTGAATAAATTGCTTACCTTTGCTTAACAGAAGGTGCTAGCGACTAGCGCGGGTTCTTATATGATTATCTAACAACAGGTAATCTTTCATCTGCACCCCACTCACTCCATGAACCGTCATAAACTTGTATATTTTGATACCCGGCCTCATTAGCGGCCAAGGCTAAAACACAGGCTGTTACCCCCGAACCACAACTGAACATTAACTTGTCATTCTCACGGACACCTAATGCATCGAATTTAGTCCGCAGTCGTTGGGGGCTTAACAATTGAGCACTTTCAATGCAGTCACTAAAAGGTAAATTCAACCCATTTGGCATATGGCCGCTGCGAAGGTGCGGTCTCGGCTCTGCTACCTTTGCATAAAACCTATCTGCTGAACGGGCGTCTATGACATGACAGTCAGGTGCATCAAGTGCAGCTAATACACCACTGGCATCTATCATACGCTCAGCATGAAATTGACTAATAAAGTCTCCTTCTTGCTTCGCTTGCGACAACGTTTCGGCACATTTGAATCCCGCTTTTTGCCATTCAGGAAAACCACCATTTAACACATAGACCTGCTTGTGGCCCATGCACGTAAACATCCACCACACGCGTGGTGCGCTAAACATCCCCTGATTATCATAAACAATCACAATACTGTCTTTATTCACCCCAAGTTTTCGCACTTCTTGCTGAAATACCTCAGAACTGGGCATAGTGTGAGGAAGTGAGCTAGATGGTTCGCAAATCTGATGTTCAAAATCAAATACTTGGGCTTTAGGGATATAACCAGCAGGCATGGGTTCTGGCTCGCCTGTGGTGATCACGTTCATCGTACTCATGAAAACCATTATGTTCGCATCATCCAAATGGGCATGTAACCATTGTGGGCTGACAAGGGCTGAACTGTTTTGCACTGTGTTCTCCATTATAAATGTCGAGTCAATAAATCAAGAGTATTCTGGGTATCTGTTCACTGTTACGTGTTGAGCAAATATTCACATTATCAACCACTATACATGATCGTTTTAGCCGATGCGGACTAGCTCGCTTCATCAATTTGTAATCACGATAATGTTTACCATTCAATGAGTAAGCGTGTATTTGATTGATGTGTGATGCAAATGTGTGTATCAAAATAGAGGTAAATTGCACCATTAAAGTGCAACCTTGCTTAAAATGTGAATCCTACAACACCTAACGGATATTTATTCCTTCAATTACAACACGTTAAAGAGATATTCCAGACTGACCATTTGGTCAAATAATTGCAATGGACTCTGCCATCTTGACTAAACTTTATCAGTCAACAGCTACGGACACTCTTATGAACATCGTACAACAAATTCGTCGTTACATTTATAAACACCACCTCAATCTGCACAACAATTCGAACCCGACACTCCAAAACAATCGATATTCTTATCGTTACATGAATCACTATTTACAACTTCTCGTTTTCTTTGGTTGTACTTTGCTCCCCTTAAGCACAAAGGCAGACACGCCAATGACCCCCAAACCGCATTGGTTTGAGTCATTTAAGCAACAGGCTGATAACACAGCCTTATATAACTTTTTATATGCGCTACCAAAAGGAGGTGACCTTCATCACCACCTTGGCGGTTCGGGCTTTAGCCATTGGTGGTACAACCTTGCTACTGATGAGAAAACCAATGGTGGATATCGCTATTACACTAAGGTGTTTATCAAACAATGTCATGGCTATGGCAGCAATGAATTTGGCGGAAATCCGCAATTATTGTTATTCAAGACGATTCAACACAGCCACTATGCAGCGCTGAGTGATTGCGAGAAAAGTGAATATCGCGAACTCACCGCGTTGTCAAACGAGCAAAAATCCGCATGGATGAATAGCATTAGATTAGACAAGCCGTTTGAAGGACGGGCTGAATTTTTTGAAAAGCATTGGTCTCGCCTGGGCGATCTGAATCGCAATCCAATCATCATGGCAGAATTATTGGTTAAAAATATGCAGTCTTTTGCACGAGAAGGGTTGCGATATATAGAAGCGCAAACCAATGCTAAAGGCGGCATTAAACCAGATGGCTCTCACTATTCGCCGGACGAGGTAGTCGATATATTCCGTCAACGGTTAGCCCAAGATGATGCCATCTCCACGGGGGTCACCGCCCGATTGCAATATGCGCTATTGCGCTTTTTACCCAACGCCGAACAAGAGCTCGAATGGATGTATCGCTTTGTTGATAGGCACAGAGACATCTACGTGGGAATCAATATGGTCGGCCGCGAAGACAACGATAAAGGGTATCCACTGCGGTTTTTATCCACTTTACGAAAATTACGCCAGCGCATCCCGAATATACCGCTGGCCATCCATGCAGGTGAGGTAGATGAACCCAATTTTCATGTTAGGGACACCCTATTATTAGGCGCAAATCGTATAGGTCATGGTGTTAACTTAATCGACGATCCTGGCACCATGTTATTGATGCGTAACGACCGCTATTTAGTAGAGATTAACCTTATAAGTAATTTACTGCTTGAATACGTCGATGAATATCATCAACACCCCTTCCCTGAATACCTGCGCACCGGGATCCCAGTATCGTTATCAACCGACGACCGCGGTATGTGGGATTCAAATATGACAGACGAGTACTTTGTTGCCGTTAAAGAGTTTAATTTATCCTGGCAAGAGCTGACTGGTTTAGCCGAAAACTCACTCAAGCACGGTTTTGTTGACGAGCAAACTAAACGTGCGCTGCTGGCTGATTATCATTCCCGTATCAACGCATTTGAACGGGCGTTTTTAGACCAAGGGGCCAACAGTTTTAGTCAAACACCTGACCGTTACGGCACATTTATTTGTCGGCAATATGGACTTTGCCAACTACAAAATAATTGAACCCTGAAAAACTTGTTTCCCATAACAGATTAAAAATAGGCCAACATATGCAGACTACTCGCCCCAAAAACGGTGAAATATTATATTCTTTAACAGATGTCCCTTCTGTTGGTCATAGCACCACTGCTGCGCTTCAGCATATTATGGCGTGCTTTATTGGCATCATTACCCCCACATTGATCATCGGCTCTGTGCTTGGCTTACAGGCTGAAATACCCTATCTGATCAGTATGGCGCTGATGACATCCGGCGTATCCACCTTTATTCAAGCTAAAAAATTTGGGCCTGTCGGCTGCGGGCTTATCGCTGTGCAGGGAACGAGTTTTACTTTCATCAGCGCGCTGTTAGTCGCCGGAACCGCAATAAAAAGTCGTGGTGGGTCGAATGAAGAAATCATGGCTCTGATGTTTGGTTTATGTTTCTTTGGTGCCTTTGTTGAAATTGTATTAAGTCAATTTATTCAGTATTTAAAAGCAGTGATCACCCCGCTCACTACAGGGATCGTGATCACCACTATCGGTATCACCTTAATTAAAGTTGGCATGACCGATTTATCCGGCGGGTTCAATGCAACGGATTTTGGCGCGCCGCATAATCTCATCTTAGGCCTGAGCGTACTTATTACCGTGATTGCCCTTAATGCATCTAAATATCCACTGTTGCGCTTAAGCGCTATATTCATTGGCATGTTAGTAGGCTGTATCATTGCTTGGTATCAGGGGATCCTGTCATTTAATAATA encodes:
- a CDS encoding cytochrome b/b6 domain-containing protein; this translates as MTHHKTLVWDLPLRIFHWALVLLIFAQWLTAEVLDGYMDLHAKFGYGLLGLVIFRIIWGFAGPKHARFSSFLRGPSAILHYTSTLFSRHPSTYTGHNPLGALMVPAILIVVGAQALSGLFVTDDVLFTGPYYSSVSDETQGIMQWLHHTLFDVLLVIIGLHISAILSYELLLKKPLIGAMLHGHKNVQSKSGINHSRLILALVLAMVICAFIYWLVVIAPPEVELDYYY
- a CDS encoding SIMPL domain-containing protein, whose amino-acid sequence is MKNVFAIVTLLASSAALSFSPLSAASAEDKVHQISVSGQANVASVPDLFQFSVYVEEQGERVQNLNSVVADKTQTIISSVLAFGVDKKDVQSMRVQLNPWYEHSNNQRIQKGFKLSREINFTLRDIALYDQVIDAVLATGASRIDGFNYVVEDPQPQYLAALELALKDAKLRASRMAKTLGAKLGKVISISENSGYSPMPRGREVMMMSKSSDSLPGQINTAAQVNVTFELVE
- a CDS encoding sulfurtransferase produces the protein MQNSSALVSPQWLHAHLDDANIMVFMSTMNVITTGEPEPMPAGYIPKAQVFDFEHQICEPSSSLPHTMPSSEVFQQEVRKLGVNKDSIVIVYDNQGMFSAPRVWWMFTCMGHKQVYVLNGGFPEWQKAGFKCAETLSQAKQEGDFISQFHAERMIDASGVLAALDAPDCHVIDARSADRFYAKVAEPRPHLRSGHMPNGLNLPFSDCIESAQLLSPQRLRTKFDALGVRENDKLMFSCGSGVTACVLALAANEAGYQNIQVYDGSWSEWGADERLPVVR
- a CDS encoding adenosine deaminase family protein encodes the protein MNIVQQIRRYIYKHHLNLHNNSNPTLQNNRYSYRYMNHYLQLLVFFGCTLLPLSTKADTPMTPKPHWFESFKQQADNTALYNFLYALPKGGDLHHHLGGSGFSHWWYNLATDEKTNGGYRYYTKVFIKQCHGYGSNEFGGNPQLLLFKTIQHSHYAALSDCEKSEYRELTALSNEQKSAWMNSIRLDKPFEGRAEFFEKHWSRLGDLNRNPIIMAELLVKNMQSFAREGLRYIEAQTNAKGGIKPDGSHYSPDEVVDIFRQRLAQDDAISTGVTARLQYALLRFLPNAEQELEWMYRFVDRHRDIYVGINMVGREDNDKGYPLRFLSTLRKLRQRIPNIPLAIHAGEVDEPNFHVRDTLLLGANRIGHGVNLIDDPGTMLLMRNDRYLVEINLISNLLLEYVDEYHQHPFPEYLRTGIPVSLSTDDRGMWDSNMTDEYFVAVKEFNLSWQELTGLAENSLKHGFVDEQTKRALLADYHSRINAFERAFLDQGANSFSQTPDRYGTFICRQYGLCQLQNN